In one Solanum lycopersicum chromosome 11, SLM_r2.1 genomic region, the following are encoded:
- the LOC138339611 gene encoding uncharacterized protein — MENILKTLNTLCTKVDSMGLRIQKLEEKEESTSQQHDYKNVELRRSADEKQPELKGDIGKLLKTHDITDAAGTSKKAMEKPTPKNINLNSIFTKPFTPKIQIVDASTPQTSTYATSLHKEKKTYNHISRTYIENLYKIKKFLNQKPKSTTTLEKTQDYLTQKLQGYNKLIAQPKTNPNLVKTCYNYGLFNTVYTYTGEEISGISEVHKAFLIYKKITKGNLFFIRFYTAPAEILYDEIKPMIQIVKIGLTREMIIPEDIGQQPEITRVEIPSFYANKRIIGLSTIIQELANNYLQGNAIWSYYSRDHLMIYANSKEIRQEDMEEIQKWILTLLKPEATPTTRAINQGFISEELMTRYCKLVGHNYPDHICSKCNQGDDIIPEVQLE, encoded by the coding sequence atggaaaacatactcaaaaccctaaatacactttgtacaaaagtggacagtatgggcttgagaattcaaaagctagaagaaaaggaagaatctacaagtcagcagcatgactataaaaatgtggagctacgtcgttcggcagaCGAAAAACAGCCAGAGCTAAAAGGAGACATTGGGAAACTCCTTAAAACCCATGACATTACTGATGCTGCAGGTACAAGCAAAAAAGCTATGGAGAAACCTACACCAAAAAACATAAACCTAAATAGCATATTTACCAAACCATTTACTCCAAAGATACAGATAGTAGATGCTTCAACACCACAAACATCTACCTATGCAACTAGCCtgcataaagagaagaaaacatacAACCATATATCCCgaacatatattgaaaacctatacaaaataaaaaaatttttaaatcaaaaacccaaatctACCACAACATTAGAAAAAACCCAAGACTACCTAACCCAAAAACTACAAGGCTATAACAAGTTAATTGCACAACCAAAAACTAATCCAAACCTAGTTAAAACTTGTTATAACTATGGATTATTCAATACAGTCTATACATATACAGGTGAAGAGATAAGTGGAATCTCAGAGGTCCACAaagcatttttaatatataaaaagataacaaaaggaaacttatttttcataagattctacacagcaccagcagagataCTCTATGATGAAATAAAGCCAATGATCCAGATAGTCAAAATTGGGCTAACACGAGAAATGATAATCCCAGAAGATATAGGCCAACAGCCAGAGATAACAAGAGTTGAGATACCCAGTTTCTATGCCAATAAAAGGATAATTGGATTATCAACTATTATACAAGAGCTAGCAAATAACTATCTACAAGGCAACGCCATATGGAGCTACTATTCGAGAGACCACTTAATGATATATGCCAATTCGAAAGAAATAAGACAAGAAGATATGGAAGAAATCCAAAAATGGATTTTGACCCTGTTAAAACCAGAAGCTACGCCAACAACTAGAGCAATAAATCAAGGATTCATATCCGAAGAACTAATGACGAGATATTGCAAGCTAGTCGGACACAATTACCCAGACCATATATGTTCCAAGTGCAACCAAGGTGATGACATAATTCCAGAAGTACAACTGGAGTAA